From the genome of Lotus japonicus ecotype B-129 chromosome 6, LjGifu_v1.2, one region includes:
- the LOC130723291 gene encoding uncharacterized protein YNL011C isoform X2: MVDTLLGPTFCNTFPRFLTSSSMAFFPSSHHRHHQHHRRCYSNPDTPHPQPALLVFSGGTAFNGVVEELKNFTTRVAHVLPVSDDGGSTAEIVRVLGGPAVGDIRSRCLRLSDQSTNEALAVRNLLGHRLPLDPLQAKSEWYSIVEGDHSLWKGVSKPYRETIRAFLVYFQSQILSRAEESFCFSNGSFALVISVEVAIVNEIVPHVFRCATPTIRARIFFQSLDAAIFLFSRVSDIPPESLVLPVISTNDRLTLGCELLDGTIIRGQNEISHPTSGSMELIKKESLSAPALPSKIKRVFYMSSEGKNLLHEVFPSANVAVLEQLNNVDCIVYGMGSLFTSICPSLVLLGIGEIISSRSCLKVLMLNGTCDRETNEFSASCFVTAITDALNRTYGDPCNRLQNLPSQYINTLLVPRDSEISVDVGCLASQGIFDVIVVDSLSDPKVGIIYDPKSLIRTLADLIDRYMKSQVNGLIDTR, from the exons ATGGTAGACACATTGTTGGGCCCCACCTTCTGTAACACCTTCCCAAGGTTCCTCACTTCTTCTTCAATGGCGTTCTTCCCATCTTCTCACCATCGCCATCATCAACATCACCGTCGCTGTTACTCAAACCCCGACACTCCTCACCCTCAACCCGCTTTACTCGTCTTTTCCGGCGGAACTGCCTTCAACGGCGTCGTCGAAGAGCTTAAGAACTTCACCACTCGCGTCGCCCATGTTCTCCCTGTTTCCGACGACGGTGGAAGCACCGCTGAAATCGTTCGCGTCCTCG GTGGTCCTGCTGTTGGAGACATACGTTCAAGGTGTCTGAGATTGTCTGATCAAAGTACCAATGAGGCTCTCGCGGTTCGGAATTTGCTTGGTCATCGTCTTCCACTTGACCCTCTGCAAGCTAAATCTGAATG GTATTCTATTGTTGAAGGTGATCACTCTTTATGGAAAGGTGTGTCAAAACCTTATAGAGAGACCATTCGAGCTTTTCTGGTTTATTTCCAGAGTCAG ATTCTTAGCCGGGCTGAAGAATCCTTTTGTTTCAGCAATGGCAG TTTTGCTTTGGTGATAAGTGTTGAAGTAGCAATTGTGAATGAAATAGTCCCACATGTGTTCCGCTGCGCCACTCCAACAATAA GAGCACGGATATTTTTTCAGTCATTAGATGCTGcaatatttttgttttcacGGGTTTCAGATATTCCCCCTGAAAGTTTGGTTCTCCCGGTGATTTCAACCAATGACAGGCTCACATTAGGATGTGAATTATTG GATGGAACTATTATAAGGGGGCAAAATGAAATTTCTCATCCAACCAGTGGATCGATGGAGCTTATTAAGAAG GAAAGTCTTTCAGCTCCAGCACTTCCTTCAAAAATAAAACGGGTGTTCTACATGTCAAGTGAGGGAAAAAATTTGCTCCATGAG GTATTTCCCTCAGCTAATGTGGCTGTATTAGAACAATTAAATAATGTGGACTGTATTGTGTATGGCATGGGCTCCCTTTTTACTTCAATTTGCCCCTCTTTG GTATTACTTGGAATTGGGGAGATTATTTCTTCAAGGTCCTGCCTTAAG GTACTTATGTTAAATGGCACATGTGACCGGGAGACTAATGAGTTTTCAGCTTCTTGTTTTGTAACTGCTATTACGGACGCTCTAAATCGAACATATGGAGACCCTTGCAATCGCTTACAGAATCTT CCAAGTCAGTATATCAATACCCTTTTGGTACCAAGAGACAGTGAAATTTCAGTAGATGTTGGCTGTTTGGCTTCCCAAGGAATATTTGATGTG ATAGTTGTTGACTCCCTAAGTGATCCTAAAGTGGGGATAATATATGACCCGAAGTCACTGATAAGAACTCTTGCTGACCTAATAGACAGATACATGAAGTCTCAGGTCAATGGCTTAATTGATACCAGATGA
- the LOC130723291 gene encoding uncharacterized protein YNL011C isoform X1, with the protein MVDTLLGPTFCNTFPRFLTSSSMAFFPSSHHRHHQHHRRCYSNPDTPHPQPALLVFSGGTAFNGVVEELKNFTTRVAHVLPVSDDGGSTAEIVRVLGGPAVGDIRSRCLRLSDQSTNEALAVRNLLGHRLPLDPLQAKSEWYSIVEGDHSLWKGVSKPYRETIRAFLVYFQSQILSRAEESFCFSNGSFALVISVEVAIVNEIVPHVFRCATPTISCIGNFFFAGARIFFQSLDAAIFLFSRVSDIPPESLVLPVISTNDRLTLGCELLDGTIIRGQNEISHPTSGSMELIKKESLSAPALPSKIKRVFYMSSEGKNLLHEVFPSANVAVLEQLNNVDCIVYGMGSLFTSICPSLVLLGIGEIISSRSCLKVLMLNGTCDRETNEFSASCFVTAITDALNRTYGDPCNRLQNLPSQYINTLLVPRDSEISVDVGCLASQGIFDVIVVDSLSDPKVGIIYDPKSLIRTLADLIDRYMKSQVNGLIDTR; encoded by the exons ATGGTAGACACATTGTTGGGCCCCACCTTCTGTAACACCTTCCCAAGGTTCCTCACTTCTTCTTCAATGGCGTTCTTCCCATCTTCTCACCATCGCCATCATCAACATCACCGTCGCTGTTACTCAAACCCCGACACTCCTCACCCTCAACCCGCTTTACTCGTCTTTTCCGGCGGAACTGCCTTCAACGGCGTCGTCGAAGAGCTTAAGAACTTCACCACTCGCGTCGCCCATGTTCTCCCTGTTTCCGACGACGGTGGAAGCACCGCTGAAATCGTTCGCGTCCTCG GTGGTCCTGCTGTTGGAGACATACGTTCAAGGTGTCTGAGATTGTCTGATCAAAGTACCAATGAGGCTCTCGCGGTTCGGAATTTGCTTGGTCATCGTCTTCCACTTGACCCTCTGCAAGCTAAATCTGAATG GTATTCTATTGTTGAAGGTGATCACTCTTTATGGAAAGGTGTGTCAAAACCTTATAGAGAGACCATTCGAGCTTTTCTGGTTTATTTCCAGAGTCAG ATTCTTAGCCGGGCTGAAGAATCCTTTTGTTTCAGCAATGGCAG TTTTGCTTTGGTGATAAGTGTTGAAGTAGCAATTGTGAATGAAATAGTCCCACATGTGTTCCGCTGCGCCACTCCAACAATAAGTTG CATTGGAAATTTCTTTTTTGCAGGAGCACGGATATTTTTTCAGTCATTAGATGCTGcaatatttttgttttcacGGGTTTCAGATATTCCCCCTGAAAGTTTGGTTCTCCCGGTGATTTCAACCAATGACAGGCTCACATTAGGATGTGAATTATTG GATGGAACTATTATAAGGGGGCAAAATGAAATTTCTCATCCAACCAGTGGATCGATGGAGCTTATTAAGAAG GAAAGTCTTTCAGCTCCAGCACTTCCTTCAAAAATAAAACGGGTGTTCTACATGTCAAGTGAGGGAAAAAATTTGCTCCATGAG GTATTTCCCTCAGCTAATGTGGCTGTATTAGAACAATTAAATAATGTGGACTGTATTGTGTATGGCATGGGCTCCCTTTTTACTTCAATTTGCCCCTCTTTG GTATTACTTGGAATTGGGGAGATTATTTCTTCAAGGTCCTGCCTTAAG GTACTTATGTTAAATGGCACATGTGACCGGGAGACTAATGAGTTTTCAGCTTCTTGTTTTGTAACTGCTATTACGGACGCTCTAAATCGAACATATGGAGACCCTTGCAATCGCTTACAGAATCTT CCAAGTCAGTATATCAATACCCTTTTGGTACCAAGAGACAGTGAAATTTCAGTAGATGTTGGCTGTTTGGCTTCCCAAGGAATATTTGATGTG ATAGTTGTTGACTCCCTAAGTGATCCTAAAGTGGGGATAATATATGACCCGAAGTCACTGATAAGAACTCTTGCTGACCTAATAGACAGATACATGAAGTCTCAGGTCAATGGCTTAATTGATACCAGATGA
- the LOC130723291 gene encoding uncharacterized protein YNL011C isoform X3 has protein sequence MVDTLLGPTFCNTFPRFLTSSSMAFFPSSHHRHHQHHRRCYSNPDTPHPQPALLVFSGGTAFNGVVEELKNFTTRVAHVLPVSDDGGSTAEIVRVLGGPAVGDIRSRCLRLSDQSTNEALAVRNLLGHRLPLDPLQAKSEWYSIVEGDHSLWKGVSKPYRETIRAFLVYFQSQILSRAEESFCFSNGSIGNFFFAGARIFFQSLDAAIFLFSRVSDIPPESLVLPVISTNDRLTLGCELLDGTIIRGQNEISHPTSGSMELIKKESLSAPALPSKIKRVFYMSSEGKNLLHEVFPSANVAVLEQLNNVDCIVYGMGSLFTSICPSLVLLGIGEIISSRSCLKVLMLNGTCDRETNEFSASCFVTAITDALNRTYGDPCNRLQNLPSQYINTLLVPRDSEISVDVGCLASQGIFDVIVVDSLSDPKVGIIYDPKSLIRTLADLIDRYMKSQVNGLIDTR, from the exons ATGGTAGACACATTGTTGGGCCCCACCTTCTGTAACACCTTCCCAAGGTTCCTCACTTCTTCTTCAATGGCGTTCTTCCCATCTTCTCACCATCGCCATCATCAACATCACCGTCGCTGTTACTCAAACCCCGACACTCCTCACCCTCAACCCGCTTTACTCGTCTTTTCCGGCGGAACTGCCTTCAACGGCGTCGTCGAAGAGCTTAAGAACTTCACCACTCGCGTCGCCCATGTTCTCCCTGTTTCCGACGACGGTGGAAGCACCGCTGAAATCGTTCGCGTCCTCG GTGGTCCTGCTGTTGGAGACATACGTTCAAGGTGTCTGAGATTGTCTGATCAAAGTACCAATGAGGCTCTCGCGGTTCGGAATTTGCTTGGTCATCGTCTTCCACTTGACCCTCTGCAAGCTAAATCTGAATG GTATTCTATTGTTGAAGGTGATCACTCTTTATGGAAAGGTGTGTCAAAACCTTATAGAGAGACCATTCGAGCTTTTCTGGTTTATTTCCAGAGTCAG ATTCTTAGCCGGGCTGAAGAATCCTTTTGTTTCAGCAATGGCAG CATTGGAAATTTCTTTTTTGCAGGAGCACGGATATTTTTTCAGTCATTAGATGCTGcaatatttttgttttcacGGGTTTCAGATATTCCCCCTGAAAGTTTGGTTCTCCCGGTGATTTCAACCAATGACAGGCTCACATTAGGATGTGAATTATTG GATGGAACTATTATAAGGGGGCAAAATGAAATTTCTCATCCAACCAGTGGATCGATGGAGCTTATTAAGAAG GAAAGTCTTTCAGCTCCAGCACTTCCTTCAAAAATAAAACGGGTGTTCTACATGTCAAGTGAGGGAAAAAATTTGCTCCATGAG GTATTTCCCTCAGCTAATGTGGCTGTATTAGAACAATTAAATAATGTGGACTGTATTGTGTATGGCATGGGCTCCCTTTTTACTTCAATTTGCCCCTCTTTG GTATTACTTGGAATTGGGGAGATTATTTCTTCAAGGTCCTGCCTTAAG GTACTTATGTTAAATGGCACATGTGACCGGGAGACTAATGAGTTTTCAGCTTCTTGTTTTGTAACTGCTATTACGGACGCTCTAAATCGAACATATGGAGACCCTTGCAATCGCTTACAGAATCTT CCAAGTCAGTATATCAATACCCTTTTGGTACCAAGAGACAGTGAAATTTCAGTAGATGTTGGCTGTTTGGCTTCCCAAGGAATATTTGATGTG ATAGTTGTTGACTCCCTAAGTGATCCTAAAGTGGGGATAATATATGACCCGAAGTCACTGATAAGAACTCTTGCTGACCTAATAGACAGATACATGAAGTCTCAGGTCAATGGCTTAATTGATACCAGATGA
- the LOC130723291 gene encoding uncharacterized protein YNL011C isoform X4, whose amino-acid sequence MRLSRFGICLVIVFHLTLCKLNLNGDHSLWKGVSKPYRETIRAFLVYFQSQILSRAEESFCFSNGSFALVISVEVAIVNEIVPHVFRCATPTISCIGNFFFAGARIFFQSLDAAIFLFSRVSDIPPESLVLPVISTNDRLTLGCELLDGTIIRGQNEISHPTSGSMELIKKESLSAPALPSKIKRVFYMSSEGKNLLHEVFPSANVAVLEQLNNVDCIVYGMGSLFTSICPSLVLLGIGEIISSRSCLKVLMLNGTCDRETNEFSASCFVTAITDALNRTYGDPCNRLQNLPSQYINTLLVPRDSEISVDVGCLASQGIFDVIVVDSLSDPKVGIIYDPKSLIRTLADLIDRYMKSQVNGLIDTR is encoded by the exons ATGAGGCTCTCGCGGTTCGGAATTTGCTTGGTCATCGTCTTCCACTTGACCCTCTGCAAGCTAAATCTGAATG GTGATCACTCTTTATGGAAAGGTGTGTCAAAACCTTATAGAGAGACCATTCGAGCTTTTCTGGTTTATTTCCAGAGTCAG ATTCTTAGCCGGGCTGAAGAATCCTTTTGTTTCAGCAATGGCAG TTTTGCTTTGGTGATAAGTGTTGAAGTAGCAATTGTGAATGAAATAGTCCCACATGTGTTCCGCTGCGCCACTCCAACAATAAGTTG CATTGGAAATTTCTTTTTTGCAGGAGCACGGATATTTTTTCAGTCATTAGATGCTGcaatatttttgttttcacGGGTTTCAGATATTCCCCCTGAAAGTTTGGTTCTCCCGGTGATTTCAACCAATGACAGGCTCACATTAGGATGTGAATTATTG GATGGAACTATTATAAGGGGGCAAAATGAAATTTCTCATCCAACCAGTGGATCGATGGAGCTTATTAAGAAG GAAAGTCTTTCAGCTCCAGCACTTCCTTCAAAAATAAAACGGGTGTTCTACATGTCAAGTGAGGGAAAAAATTTGCTCCATGAG GTATTTCCCTCAGCTAATGTGGCTGTATTAGAACAATTAAATAATGTGGACTGTATTGTGTATGGCATGGGCTCCCTTTTTACTTCAATTTGCCCCTCTTTG GTATTACTTGGAATTGGGGAGATTATTTCTTCAAGGTCCTGCCTTAAG GTACTTATGTTAAATGGCACATGTGACCGGGAGACTAATGAGTTTTCAGCTTCTTGTTTTGTAACTGCTATTACGGACGCTCTAAATCGAACATATGGAGACCCTTGCAATCGCTTACAGAATCTT CCAAGTCAGTATATCAATACCCTTTTGGTACCAAGAGACAGTGAAATTTCAGTAGATGTTGGCTGTTTGGCTTCCCAAGGAATATTTGATGTG ATAGTTGTTGACTCCCTAAGTGATCCTAAAGTGGGGATAATATATGACCCGAAGTCACTGATAAGAACTCTTGCTGACCTAATAGACAGATACATGAAGTCTCAGGTCAATGGCTTAATTGATACCAGATGA
- the LOC130723292 gene encoding zingipain-2-like, which translates to MKHLNLIFAICTILMWACDYTAMSRTLYDESPSVAKTHQQWMLQHGRSYTNDAEMEKRFKIFMENLEYIEKFNNAPGNKSYKLDLNQFSDLTNEEFIASHTGLKIDPAKPSSSSMMVLPAPLNLSDTPTSLDWREQGAVTDVKYQGYCGSCWAFTAVAAVEGIVKIKYGKLISLSEQQLVDCASNRQYSGCGGGFMDNAFNYITQNGIASETNYPYQGVAETCQNNEMITPTAQISGFEYVPAYNEEQLLLAVSQQPVSVAIAIGYEFKSYREGIYSGTCGYRLNHAVTLVGYGTSEEDGTKYWLIKNSWGERWGENGYMRLLRESGQPEGHCGITIMASYPTM; encoded by the exons ATGAAGCATCTCAATCTCATATTTGCTATTTGCACTATATTGATGTGGGCATGTGATTACACAGCCATGTCCAGAACTCTGTATGATGAATCACCATCTGTTGCCAAAACGCATCAGCAATGGATGTTGCAGCATGGCCGTTCCTACACAAATGATGCTGAGATGGAGAAACGCTTCAAGATATTTATGGAGAATTTGGAATACATTGAGAAGTTCAACAATGCTCCTGGGAACAAGAGCTACAAGTTGGACCTCAATCAATTTTCTGATTTAACAAACGAAGAGTTTATAGCTTCACATACTGGACTCAAGATTGATCCAGCCAAACCGTCTTCTTCATCCATGATGGTGTTACCTGCACCTTTGAACCTGAGTGATACACCAACAAGCTTGGACTGGAGAGAGCAAGGAGCTGTAACAGATGTTAAGTACCAAGGCTATTGTG GAAGCTGTTGGGCATTCACAGCAGTTGCAGCAGTAGAAGGCATTGTGAAAATTAAATATGGAAAGTTGATCTCACTGTCAGAGCAACAACTAGTGGACTGTGCAAGCAATCGGCAGTACTCGGGTTGCGGTGGGGGTTTTATGGACAATGCTTTCAACTACATAACACAAAATGGTATTGCAAGTGAAACCAATTATCCATACCAAGGAGTTGCTGAAACATGCCAGAACAATGAGATGATCACACCCACAGCTCAAATAAGCGGCTTCGAATATGTTCCTGCATACAATGAAGAGCAACTGCTGCTAGCAGTGTCACAGCAACCGGTGTCGGTTGCTATTGCTATTGGTTATGAATTTAAATCATACAGGGAAGGCATTTATTCAGGAACATGTGGATATCGCCTCAACCATGCGGTCACTTTAGTAGGTTATGGGACAAGTGAAGAAGATGGCACTAAGTACTGGCTGATCAAGAATTCTTGGGGTGAGAGGTGGGGCGAGAATGGCTACATGAGGTTGCTCAGGGAAAGTGGTCAACCTGAGGGTCATTGTGGCATTACTATTATGGCTTCTTATCCCACTATGTGA
- the LOC130722034 gene encoding zingipain-2-like has product MKHLNPIIALCTMLWACAYTAMSRTLYDETSSVVAKTHQQWMLQYGRSYTNDAEMEKRFKIFMENLEYIEKFNNAPGNKSYKLDLNQFSDLTNEEFIASHTGLMIDPSKPSSSSKRASPASLDLSDTPTSLDWREQGAVTDVKNQGNCGSCWAFSAVAAVEGIVKIKNGNLISLSEQQLVDCASNEQNQGCGGGFMDNAFSYITENGIASENDYQYRGGAGTCQNNEMITPAARISGYEDVPAGEDQLLLAVSQQPVSVAIAVGQSFHLYKEGIYSGPCGSSLNHGVTLVGYGTSEEDGTKYWLIKNSWGESWGENGYMRLLRESGQSEGHCGIAVKASYPTI; this is encoded by the exons ATGAAGCATCTCAATCCCATAATTGCTCTTTGCACCATGTTGTGGGCATGTGCTTACACAGCCATGTCCAGAACACTGTATGATGAAACATCATCTGTTGTTGCCAAAACGCACCAGCAGTGGATGTTGCAATATGGGCGTTCCTACACAAATGATGCTGAGATGGAGAAACGCTTCAAGATATTTATGGAGAATTTGGAGTACATTGAAAAGTTCAACAATGCTCCTGGCAACAAGAGCTACAAGTTGGACCTCAATCAATTTTCTGATTTAACAAATGAAGAGTTTATTGCTTCACATACTGGACTCATGATTGATCCATCCAAACCGTCTTCTTCATCCAAGAGGGCGTCACCTGCATCTTTGGACCTGAGTGATACACCAACAAGCTTGGACTGGAGAGAGCAAGGAGCTGTAACCGATGTTAAGAACCAAGGCAACTGTG GAAGCTGTTGGGCATTTTCAGCAGTTGCAGCCGTAGAGGGCattgtgaaaataaaaaatggaaactTGATCTCACTGTCAGAGCAACAACTAGTGGACTGTGCAAGCAATGAGCAGAACCAGGGTTGTGGTGGAGGTTTTATGGATAATGCTTTCAGCTACATAACAGAAAATGGTATTGCAAGTGAAAACGATTATCAATACCGAGGAGGTGCTGGAACATGCCAGAACAATGAGATGATAACACCCGCAGCTCGAATAAGCGGCTACGAAGATGTTCCTGCAGGTGAAGATCAACTGCTGCTGGCAGTGTCACAGCAACCGGTGTCAGTTGCTATTGCTGTTGGTCAATCATTTCATTTATACAAGGAAGGCATTTATTCAGGACCATGTGGATCTAGCCTCAACCATGGGGTTACTCTAGTTGGTTATGGGACGAGTGAAGAAGATGGCACTAAGTACTGGCTGATCAAGAATTCTTGGGGTGAGAGCTGGGGCGAGAATGGTTACATGAGGTTGCTCAGGGAAAGTGGTCAATCTGAGGGTCATTGTGGCATTGCTGTAAAGGCTTCTTATCCCACTATATGA